In one window of Rathayibacter caricis DSM 15933 DNA:
- a CDS encoding ABC transporter ATP-binding protein, producing MYTLTNVTKSYSGAQTAVTALKDVTLTIPDGQMVAIQGPTGGGKSTLLQMLGALDRPTSGTVVLGEHEISSVGDRRLAAVRATEVGIVFQSFNLIPTLTALENVETALAPQRMPAAERSQRSREALASVGLADRGEHLPAQLSGGQQQRVAIARALVKRPRVLLADEPTGALDEDTRDDIMTLLETLWTERGLTLVIVTHDSAVARRAQRRLHLKGGRVTEAA from the coding sequence ATGTACACCCTCACGAACGTCACCAAGAGCTACTCCGGCGCGCAGACCGCGGTCACCGCGCTCAAGGACGTCACCCTCACCATCCCCGACGGCCAGATGGTCGCGATCCAGGGGCCGACGGGCGGCGGCAAGTCGACGCTGCTGCAGATGCTCGGCGCGCTCGACCGGCCCACCTCGGGCACGGTCGTCCTCGGCGAGCACGAGATCTCGTCCGTCGGCGATCGCCGGCTCGCCGCGGTGCGGGCGACGGAGGTGGGGATCGTGTTCCAGAGCTTCAACCTGATCCCGACGCTGACCGCCCTCGAGAACGTCGAGACGGCGCTCGCGCCGCAGCGGATGCCCGCCGCCGAGCGGTCGCAGCGCTCCCGCGAGGCCCTCGCCTCCGTCGGACTCGCCGACCGCGGCGAGCACCTCCCGGCCCAGCTGTCGGGCGGGCAGCAGCAGCGGGTCGCGATCGCCCGCGCCCTGGTCAAGAGGCCCCGGGTGCTGCTCGCCGACGAGCCGACCGGCGCCCTCGACGAGGACACCCGCGACGACATCATGACCCTGCTCGAGACGCTCTGGACCGAGCGCGGGCTGACGCTCGTGATCGTGACGCACGACTCCGCCGTGGCCCGCCGCGCTCAGCGGCGACTGCACCTGAAGGGGGGCCGGGTGACCGAGGCGGCGTGA
- a CDS encoding response regulator transcription factor, with protein sequence MPAPSKHLAPAQRTRLTRADGSQIRVLVVDDESTLTDLLQMALRYEGWEVRTAAEGRSAITITREFRPDVIVLDVMLPDIDGLQVLQRVRADGSQTPVLFLTAKDALDDRIAGLTAGGDDYVTKPFSLEELVARMRGLIRRSTLLANDVDDPRVIVGDLVLDEDSHEVRRGDTEIELTATEFELLRFLMRNPRRVLSKAQILDRVWSYDFGGKSSVVEIYISYLRKKIDAGRAPMIHTVRGAGYLLKPAD encoded by the coding sequence ATGCCCGCCCCCTCGAAGCACCTCGCCCCCGCGCAGCGCACCCGCCTCACGCGCGCCGACGGATCCCAGATCCGCGTCCTCGTCGTCGACGACGAGAGCACCCTCACCGACCTGCTCCAGATGGCGCTGCGCTACGAGGGCTGGGAGGTGCGCACCGCGGCCGAGGGTCGCTCGGCGATCACGATCACGCGCGAGTTCCGCCCCGACGTGATCGTGCTCGACGTGATGCTGCCGGACATCGACGGACTGCAGGTGCTGCAGCGGGTGCGCGCCGACGGCAGCCAGACTCCCGTGCTCTTCCTCACCGCGAAGGACGCGCTCGACGACCGCATCGCGGGTCTCACCGCGGGCGGCGACGACTACGTCACCAAGCCCTTCTCGCTCGAGGAGCTCGTGGCCCGGATGCGCGGCCTCATCCGTCGCAGCACCCTGCTCGCGAACGACGTCGACGACCCGCGCGTGATCGTCGGCGACCTGGTGCTCGACGAGGACAGCCACGAGGTGCGCCGCGGGGACACCGAGATCGAGCTGACCGCCACCGAGTTCGAGCTGCTGCGCTTCCTGATGCGGAACCCGCGCCGGGTGCTGAGCAAGGCGCAGATCCTCGACCGGGTCTGGTCGTACGACTTCGGCGGCAAGTCGAGCGTGGTCGAGATCTACATCTCCTACCTGCGCAAGAAGATCGACGCCGGACGCGCGCCGATGATCCACACGGTGCGCGGCGCCGGCTACCTGCTGAAGCCCGCCGACTAG
- a CDS encoding dienelactone hydrolase family protein — translation MPTSDETWTLADHDVPLYRSGEGERALILIHEVWGVDGHIRSVADRYAAEGFRVVAPELLADSGLLEQLDTEQRADYDHPVRRLPRQVELRTFFAPVFTPEHAARSVAILRALVTRLLSEDGVTSVSVTGFCYGGTFSWALALAERRLAAAVPFYGHVTASDEELAALEVGVLAFVGDQDAPLVEQVPRIREATAGEDVEVVVYPGAGHAFFNDSNEGTYVPEAAADSWTRALAFLRARAI, via the coding sequence ATGCCCACGAGCGATGAGACCTGGACCCTGGCCGACCACGACGTCCCGCTGTACCGCAGCGGAGAGGGCGAGCGCGCCCTCATCCTGATCCACGAGGTGTGGGGAGTGGACGGGCACATCCGCTCGGTCGCCGACCGGTACGCGGCCGAGGGGTTCCGCGTCGTCGCCCCCGAGCTGCTCGCCGACAGCGGCCTGCTCGAGCAGCTCGACACCGAGCAGCGGGCCGACTACGACCACCCCGTGCGGCGTCTGCCGCGGCAGGTCGAGCTGCGCACCTTCTTCGCGCCCGTGTTCACTCCCGAGCACGCGGCACGGAGCGTCGCGATCCTCCGCGCGCTCGTCACGCGCCTGCTGAGCGAGGACGGCGTGACGAGCGTCTCGGTCACCGGCTTCTGCTACGGCGGCACGTTCAGCTGGGCGCTGGCGCTCGCCGAGCGGCGACTCGCGGCGGCCGTCCCCTTCTACGGGCACGTCACGGCGTCCGACGAGGAGCTCGCGGCCCTCGAGGTCGGCGTGCTGGCCTTCGTCGGAGATCAGGACGCGCCGCTCGTCGAGCAGGTGCCCCGGATCCGCGAGGCGACGGCCGGGGAGGACGTCGAGGTAGTCGTGTACCCGGGCGCGGGCCACGCCTTCTTCAACGACTCGAACGAGGGCACCTACGTCCCGGAGGCGGCGGCCGACTCGTGGACGCGGGCGCTCGCGTTCCTCCGGGCCCGCGCGATCTGA
- a CDS encoding APC family permease, giving the protein MTATRESTTAPPELKRVLGPKLLLLFVVGDILGTGIYALTGQVAAEVGGAAWLPFLIAFVVATLTACSYLELVTKFPQAAGAALYAHKAFGIHFVTFLVCFTVMASGITSASAASGAFASNFAIGFGLGEGAGVKITIALVFMVLIALVNLRGVAESVGLNVVLTLIELSGLLLVIFVCFFAVFGGQADFSRVVAFETSGDKSLLLAVSAATSLAFFAMVGFEDSVNMAEETKEPSRIFPKVMLTGLGITAVVYILVSTLAVAIVPVGELAGNDTPLVTVVETAAPDFPISTLLPFISLFAVANSALINMMMASRLLYGMSKQGVLPPFLKNVLPGRRTPWAAILFTTVIALLLTAYVSRDPQNPIAVLLGGTTSLLLLAVFAVVNVSVLVLRRQPVDHQHFRTPTVLPVLGAIACVYLVLPITSGRDIAQYEIAAVLLVIGVLLWFATFVDRRVRGYARSAAVEEPEQPADAHSDRIDRP; this is encoded by the coding sequence ATGACTGCGACACGCGAGAGCACGACCGCACCGCCGGAGCTGAAGCGGGTCCTCGGGCCCAAGCTCCTCCTCCTGTTCGTCGTCGGGGACATCCTCGGCACCGGCATCTACGCCCTCACCGGGCAGGTCGCCGCCGAGGTGGGCGGCGCGGCCTGGCTGCCGTTCCTGATCGCCTTCGTCGTCGCCACCCTCACCGCCTGCTCGTACCTCGAGCTCGTGACCAAGTTCCCGCAGGCGGCCGGAGCGGCGCTCTACGCCCACAAGGCGTTCGGCATCCACTTCGTCACGTTCCTGGTCTGCTTCACGGTGATGGCGAGCGGCATCACCTCGGCGTCCGCCGCCTCCGGAGCGTTCGCGAGCAACTTCGCCATCGGCTTCGGCCTGGGTGAGGGCGCCGGCGTCAAGATCACCATCGCGCTCGTCTTCATGGTGCTGATCGCCCTCGTGAACCTGCGCGGGGTCGCCGAGAGCGTGGGCCTGAACGTGGTCCTGACCCTGATCGAGCTCTCGGGCCTGCTGCTCGTGATCTTCGTCTGCTTCTTCGCCGTGTTCGGCGGGCAGGCCGACTTCTCGCGGGTCGTCGCGTTCGAGACGTCGGGCGACAAGTCGCTGCTGCTGGCGGTCAGCGCGGCGACGTCGCTCGCGTTCTTCGCGATGGTCGGCTTCGAGGACTCGGTGAACATGGCGGAGGAGACCAAGGAGCCCAGCCGCATCTTCCCGAAGGTGATGCTCACGGGGCTCGGCATCACCGCGGTGGTCTACATCCTCGTCTCGACCCTCGCGGTCGCGATCGTGCCGGTCGGCGAGCTGGCCGGCAACGACACTCCGCTCGTCACGGTCGTCGAGACCGCCGCGCCCGACTTCCCGATCTCGACGCTGCTGCCGTTCATCTCGCTGTTCGCGGTCGCCAACAGCGCGCTGATCAACATGATGATGGCGAGCCGCCTGCTCTACGGCATGAGCAAGCAGGGCGTGCTGCCGCCGTTCCTGAAGAACGTGCTGCCGGGGCGCCGGACCCCGTGGGCGGCGATCCTGTTCACCACCGTCATCGCGCTGCTGCTCACCGCGTACGTGTCGCGCGACCCGCAGAACCCGATCGCGGTCCTGCTCGGCGGCACCACGTCGCTCCTGCTCCTCGCGGTCTTCGCCGTGGTGAACGTCTCGGTCCTCGTGCTGCGGCGGCAGCCGGTGGACCACCAGCACTTCCGGACGCCCACGGTGCTGCCGGTGCTGGGCGCGATCGCGTGCGTCTACCTGGTGCTGCCGATCACCTCCGGGCGCGACATCGCGCAGTACGAGATCGCGGCGGTGCTCCTCGTGATCGGCGTGCTGCTGTGGTTCGCGACCTTCGTCGACCGGCGGGTCCGCGGCTACGCGCGCTCGGCGGCGGTGGAGGAGCCCGAGCAGCCGGCGGATGCGCACAGCGACCGCATCGACCGCCCATAG
- a CDS encoding sensor histidine kinase, with protein MARPGFGDFATRSALRGSRSRRSGGRAPWTLRRRMVLAVVLMVAITAGVVGAVSVLSLRGILYESTDAQLSQSLTRLQEFDGPGQFTGPSAIERATTCPTGSFGGPNQNLSTITAVQNADGSFVGAYIDADGDCREFAEQPDSVLAQSIAAGGAETTVDLGGVLGQYRTRAAVVDGSVVVVGVPLGETTQVLSSLTGVVIAITLLAMLLVALIATAIIRVALRPLDRVEATATRVAELPLERGQVELVERVPEEDADTRTEVGRVGAAFNRMLDHVTGALQSREASENKVRQFVADASHELRTPLAAIRGYAELPRRSGSELPETAAHSLERIESAATRMTSLVEDLLLLARLDEGRDLEKEPVDLTMLLIEAVSDAHVAGPDHDWDLDLPEEPVEIRGDGFRLHQVVANLLRNASVHTPAGTRVVAALAEERDSVGRPIAVVTVTDSGPGIAPELVPVLFERFARGDSSRARTTGSTGLGLAIVAAVVEAHGGRVLVDSEPGRTAFRVELPAG; from the coding sequence GTGGCCCGGCCCGGCTTCGGCGACTTCGCGACCCGCTCGGCCCTGCGCGGCTCCCGATCGCGCCGCTCCGGCGGACGCGCGCCGTGGACGCTGCGGCGCCGGATGGTCCTCGCCGTCGTCCTGATGGTCGCGATCACCGCGGGCGTCGTCGGCGCGGTCAGCGTGCTGTCGCTCCGGGGGATCCTCTACGAGAGCACCGACGCGCAGCTCTCCCAGTCCCTGACGCGGCTGCAGGAGTTCGACGGCCCCGGGCAGTTCACCGGGCCCTCGGCGATCGAACGCGCCACGACCTGCCCGACCGGCTCGTTCGGCGGCCCGAACCAGAACCTCAGCACGATCACGGCCGTGCAGAACGCCGACGGCTCGTTCGTCGGCGCCTACATCGATGCGGACGGAGACTGCCGCGAGTTCGCGGAGCAGCCGGACTCGGTGCTCGCGCAGTCGATCGCCGCCGGCGGGGCCGAGACGACGGTCGATCTGGGCGGCGTCCTCGGGCAGTACCGCACGCGGGCGGCCGTCGTGGACGGCTCCGTGGTCGTCGTCGGCGTGCCGCTGGGCGAGACGACGCAGGTGCTGAGCTCGCTGACCGGAGTGGTGATCGCGATCACGCTGCTCGCGATGCTGCTCGTCGCGCTGATCGCGACCGCGATCATCCGGGTCGCCCTGCGGCCACTGGACCGGGTGGAGGCGACGGCCACGCGCGTCGCCGAGCTGCCGCTCGAGCGCGGCCAGGTCGAGCTGGTCGAGCGGGTCCCGGAGGAGGACGCCGACACCCGCACCGAGGTCGGCCGGGTGGGCGCCGCCTTCAACCGGATGCTCGACCACGTCACCGGGGCGCTGCAGTCCCGCGAGGCGAGCGAGAACAAGGTGCGGCAGTTCGTCGCCGACGCCTCGCACGAGCTGCGCACGCCCCTCGCCGCGATCCGCGGCTACGCCGAGCTGCCCCGCCGCTCCGGATCGGAGCTGCCGGAGACGGCCGCCCACTCCCTCGAGCGCATCGAGTCGGCCGCCACCCGCATGACCTCGCTCGTCGAGGACCTCCTGCTCCTCGCGCGGCTCGACGAGGGCCGCGACCTCGAGAAGGAACCGGTGGACCTGACGATGCTGCTGATCGAGGCGGTCTCGGACGCGCACGTCGCCGGCCCCGACCACGACTGGGACCTCGACCTGCCGGAGGAGCCGGTCGAGATCCGCGGCGACGGCTTCCGACTGCACCAGGTCGTCGCGAACCTGCTGCGGAACGCGTCGGTGCACACGCCCGCCGGCACGCGGGTGGTGGCGGCGCTCGCCGAGGAGCGCGACTCCGTGGGCCGGCCGATCGCGGTCGTGACGGTCACCGACTCCGGCCCGGGCATCGCGCCGGAGCTCGTGCCCGTGCTGTTCGAGCGCTTCGCCCGCGGCGACTCGTCCCGCGCCCGGACGACCGGCTCGACCGGCCTCGGCCTCGCGATCGTGGCCGCGGTCGTCGAGGCCCACGGCGGACGCGTCCTGGTGGACTCGGAGCCCGGCCGCACCGCGTTCCGCGTCGAGCTGCCGGCCGGCTGA
- a CDS encoding ABC transporter permease: protein MFTTYLRRELTNRRRQTVVVAAGLALAIALVILVTSFAAGVRNAQASVLGSVYGVGTDITVTQAAAAPTEGGAGGQRFDFGGDDGTTDGGTTSVSQSRLEVDRGTTAFDASAVGTALGVDGVQTAIGVLSLTSTTFSGEMPDRSQAAAPGAAPSPEAPAGGSSFGVDSFSVLGLDPAGSAIGPLADVVLTDGRTFTAADAGQDVVVLDSSYATTAALSVGSTLEIGGTAFTVIGVVTTDSPDASTASDTYIPLDVAQTLSGETGMISSVYVQAASSEDIAGIQADLETALPDSTVATQADLASSVSGSLSTAGDLVADLGTWLSLLVLAAAFLIATLFTISGVTRRTREFGTLKAIGWSNGRVVRQVAGESVVQGLIGGAAGIAIGLLGIAIVNAVAPTLSGTSASTSAGGPGGGFGPGAPVAATATEVALSLPVTIPVILLAVGLAVLGGLLAGTIGGWRAARLRPAAALRSVG, encoded by the coding sequence ATGTTCACCACCTACCTCCGCAGGGAGCTCACGAACCGGCGACGGCAGACGGTCGTCGTCGCCGCGGGTCTCGCGCTCGCGATCGCCCTCGTGATCCTCGTCACCTCGTTCGCCGCGGGGGTCCGGAACGCGCAGGCGTCCGTCCTCGGCTCCGTCTACGGGGTCGGCACCGACATCACCGTGACGCAGGCCGCGGCCGCGCCGACCGAGGGCGGGGCGGGCGGCCAGCGCTTCGACTTCGGCGGGGACGACGGCACCACCGACGGCGGCACCACCTCGGTCAGCCAGTCGCGCCTGGAGGTCGATCGCGGGACCACCGCGTTCGATGCCTCGGCGGTCGGCACGGCCCTCGGGGTCGACGGCGTGCAGACGGCGATCGGCGTGCTCTCGCTGACCAGCACCACCTTCAGCGGCGAGATGCCGGACCGGTCCCAGGCCGCGGCGCCCGGAGCGGCTCCGAGCCCAGAGGCCCCGGCCGGCGGCTCCTCCTTCGGCGTCGACTCGTTCTCGGTGCTCGGCCTCGACCCGGCGGGCAGCGCGATCGGCCCGCTCGCCGACGTCGTCCTCACCGACGGGCGCACCTTCACCGCGGCGGACGCGGGGCAGGACGTCGTCGTGCTCGACTCCTCCTACGCCACCACCGCCGCCCTGTCCGTCGGCTCGACCCTCGAGATCGGCGGCACCGCGTTCACCGTGATCGGCGTCGTCACGACCGACTCCCCCGACGCGAGCACCGCCTCCGACACCTACATCCCGCTCGACGTCGCGCAGACGCTCTCGGGCGAGACCGGGATGATCTCCTCGGTCTACGTCCAGGCCGCGTCCTCCGAGGACATCGCGGGGATCCAGGCGGACCTCGAGACCGCCCTGCCCGACAGCACCGTCGCGACGCAGGCCGACCTCGCCTCCTCCGTCTCGGGCTCGCTCTCGACGGCCGGCGACCTCGTCGCGGACCTCGGCACCTGGCTCTCGCTGCTGGTCCTGGCAGCCGCGTTCCTGATCGCCACGCTCTTCACGATCTCGGGCGTCACCCGCCGCACCCGCGAGTTCGGCACCCTGAAGGCGATCGGCTGGTCGAACGGCCGCGTCGTGCGGCAGGTCGCGGGCGAGTCGGTCGTGCAGGGCCTGATCGGAGGCGCCGCCGGCATCGCGATCGGCCTCCTCGGCATCGCGATCGTGAACGCCGTCGCGCCCACCCTGTCGGGCACCTCCGCCTCGACGTCCGCGGGCGGCCCCGGAGGAGGGTTCGGGCCGGGTGCGCCGGTGGCGGCCACGGCGACGGAGGTCGCGCTCTCGCTCCCGGTCACGATCCCGGTGATCCTCCTCGCCGTCGGCCTCGCGGTCCTCGGCGGACTGCTCGCCGGCACGATCGGCGGCTGGCGGGCCGCGCGCCTGCGCCCCGCCGCGGCACTCCGCTCGGTCGGCTGA